The genomic segment ATGGAACCATAGAAATCTCATCAATGATGAGCCATTGCACTCCACTCCATCTTTGCCTTTCCCGTTGGAGGCGCTCACCGGTTAAAAGACGCATCGTTTCGTTTCTGCCTTTTTCAATGGGAAGGGCAAATGTGGAGTGCAATGTAGCGCCCCCAATTAGTCTTGCAGCTACCCCAGTTGGCGCTGTAACCTTTACAGTTTTGCTGATTGAGTTGTTGGTGAGGCGATAAATCTGCTCTACTATGAGTTTGAATGTGAAAGTTTTCCCCGTACCTGCACCACCAGTGATAAAGATCCGTAAAGACTCACGATTGTGTTCTGTACGCAGTAGCTGATCAGAAACTTTTTTGAACAACTCTCGTTGTTGTATGTTCATGGAGTTAACAGCTGCTGCGTACTATAGGTCAGGCATGAAACGCACCTCAGCCTCATCGACCTCTTCTAATGCAAACCCTTCATTTTCATGCATTTGATTCAAGTCAGCAATATCACCCACATTTGCATCACCTGAAGCTGCGTTTGCGTCAGCCGCCAAATTTTCAGCAACAACGCGTGAAATTGCTTGCTGAATTTCTTGCTCCCATCTTGCCATGTATTCTGCACTACTACCCTCTTGCAGACGTCGTAGAAGTTCCGTTTTTGCGAAAAACGCCTCTTTGGCCGTATTGTGTCCCTCTTTCAGTTCTCTTTCAGAACGGAATGGGACATGCGCCGCCAGAAGAGAGTAATAATAGCCTTCAGGGTCGGAATTTGGTATATAGTACCTTGTACGCAACACAGCAGGCCGGTTTCGCTTCTTCATCTTTCCCCGGTTATCAAGCAGTGTGATTGTTCGCTGTGGTGCGCTGTCCTCAGCAGCATCCTCGTAAGCGTCGGCATCCTGGTCATCCTCGGTGTAGTTGTTACGCGTTTCTGGCTCATACCATACTGCAAACTCTCCTATGCTTAATTGTTCCAATATAAGCGGTCTAGACGTATAGCGGtcgaaaatattttgatacggTTCATTGGCACCGTCATCCACCCTCAACATCCGATATCGTTCTTCCGGGACGCAGGTATTTACGAAAATTACTTTTCGTGAAGAATCACGCATTTTTTATGACATGACCGCACTGCTGCCTCACATGCTGAAACTTCCCTGTGTGTCAATATAGCGTTTTGCATAGCAAACACTTGCTTAGCCATACTGCCGCCCTTCTCCTGTACTCGCTTCATGGCATCGCGAATACTTTTTGAAACTTCTGCTGGCTCGGACTTCGATATGTACTTGGTAATATAATACGCGATTCCCGTTGCGGTGCCGCAAGGTTGAATATCTATATTACCTATCCGCATGCTCATCATACGTGGGTTGTAATTATTGATGTCCTCTTCACCTTCTTCTCTCTTAAGTATATAGAAACGGCCGTCATTTCGTATTGCCTCATCTTCTTCcaatacgagccccgatgcaaattatttcgtctagttccacgcaacaattttgtttattgtaataaattttacacatgaacataaaatgacccagtaatgggaaccataatagtaatgtttaatgtagtttattttgatcgtataataaaattgtatgagacTATTATTGCTGAAAAAACGtacttttcaaaaacgttgtccaaatcgtattgtcctctcctacagcactgctgcatgcatgggctcgaaacaaaagtgtcagtacattggcagagccctgttgctttccctagtaatagcccttttcacatctgttataaattataatcctacccgtcaataaaaaaataaaaaatcgtaatttttttctttcagtacaaacggtatttcttgtatttcGATTTAGTTATTGCAGAGTATTagcatataaaattaaattacattagtataagcattaaatattagtaatttttaaactaaaacattatttttgaacaaacGCGAGAACGTCAAAAAATGGTCTGACTAGACGAAAACATATCGGGGCTCGTATTCGAGATCGAGGTGCAGTAGGCCTTGAAAACCTGAACCGACAGATTTTTTTGTAGCAGGTGTGAGTGTGCTTATGCGTCTGCACCCGCAGTACCAGTTCGCGCATTTCCGGGTCCGTGTTATTATCGGGTAGAGCGCAAGATACAACTTGATCGAGAAGCGCAATCCCTTCCTCAGTATCGAATGACGGCATGTCGGCACACCACACTACCATGTGCACGTGAGGACTTCCAAGCAGCTGGAATTCGATGCGCCACCAAAAATCAACGATGGGGCGACCCAGTATGGGGTCATCTCGTCGTTTCATTTGGGTGAAAAAGGTGTTCAATTGAAGCATAAATTGTCTGCACAATGTAACCGGATACGATTCAACGAGACGAAGTTTCTTCGGGAAAGAAAGCTCTGACACTGGAGAGCCGGGACGTCCATCTGCCACCAAGAGTGCTGTCAATATGTCCGGCCAGTGCAAATCATTACACGACAAAGTTATGTAAAAATGAGGAGCTCCTAAATTACGTGCCATCGCCATTAGGTCTGTCATATGCCAGTAAGATTGCGTTCCACGTTAGCAGGTTCTGCTCCATTTTGACGCAATCTACAGCATACAGAGACATTTTGCTGGGCTTTGTAGAGCTCAACCATTGAAAGTGCGAAGAACAGGTACTCGTTTGCTTGAAACCTCTTGTCATGGCTCATAACGCGTGACTGAAAATAGTCTAGAGGCGTTATGGGGACTTGTCGCTGTTCTCTAAATCCATTTTTACGGTCCGGAAATAGTTTCACCCAAGCTTACTCTTCGGCTCTTTGTTCCCGGAGAATGCTTATAGGAGGAGCTGTTTTGCGCCTCAACTCTCGTACGGGAACGCAGCGGTCTACGTCAAAGTTAGGTAAGACTGTGGTCATTTCCGGCACATCTGTATCAATGGGCATCAGACTGTGGTTATAATTTCTCCGTCATTTAAACTTTCCAGAATATCGACTCCTATCTGATCACTCTCATTATCGTCGCAATTAATTGCAATCCCCGACGCAGGCGCGAGAGATATTTCGGTGGGAGCTACAGTGTTTTCAGGAGAAAATATTGCAGTTATAGAAAACTGCAAATTTCTTGCACTGCGCACATCCAATACGACCAACAGATGTCGATACAGTGGTTGCTCTAATGCAAACTGCATAACAATTGCAGTTCCTCTATCGCCACCTACATAACCTTTAGGCCCGCGTGAGTGTGAATCAAATAGATAGTATTCTGTGCCCCGTTTCATTATAGCTACTTAACTGCATATCCGGTCTGACAAGTAACTTAGATAAGGTAGAACTCAAATGTTACACAACACataacttacaataaaaagaaacctaaaattaaaactacctacaaaactaaaactagaaaaataaaattaaaaaaaaaacaacctaaaaatctatatttaacgagggcccctggggcatagtgccaaggatgctggcagcatttcctcgctgaatcGCAAGGTAGAGGGATTAGATAGATTACCTGATCATTAGCGTCAGCAAAACTTTCTGCGTTTTCTGATCCATCTTATACCAGTCGCATAAAAACGCCGACTCGCCAACTTTAAAACTCTAAAACATGGTATGAATTAACTATTACAACACAATGTTTGTTAAGAATACTGAACAAAGTGATGGATATGATCATTTACCGCGTCAATTATTTTTTCCCCGAAAACGCTCATCATAAATAGTTGAAAGAGAACAGACACAATGAACAGCATACAGCCAGGGACATTGTTCCAATCACctatctgaaattaaataaacttgtgaaaaaaaacattatgatataaataaatatatctgaGCACGCATATTTGTTTAcgaaaatatgaataatttgTGTTAAACGATATGATCTAcagtttattaataataattattaaaagacaaacaggaatataaaactaaaactaattacaattaaaataactaaaactaaaaattcaaaatacctatcaaaatttggtgccctcgggagggtgcccaacacgcaggcagcgttcccgcggtGGATTGCGATTgcaattctctgcgcgagaaagctgcccgcgcgggggtcgcccgttgcctccctcagCCGTTTGCCGAGCGCCTTGTGGAGCATCGATATCTGTGCGCCTCTGCCCCACGAACCAAGTGTCTCGACGCCAAACGCGATGAATTCGTATTGGGCGCCGAGACAGCTGTATTTGGCTACCTTTTGACGCTCCCGAGTGTCCGCCGCTGCGCCAGCACGCCTGCTGGTCGATGGAACGTAGGACGCCGCTAGCGTGTCAGCGCAAGTGGCGTCCCATACCAATGCACGACCCATCTTCCAGGGAATCAATGACATCCCGTCAGGGCGCTTTCCGTGGGCTTTACTATTTGGGGAACGCCGGCACTGACGAGCGCCCTTCTCAGGATGTCATTGAGGGCGGAATGGCGAGACAGGCGGCCGGCACCCGTAGAGCAGGCGAGCCCGTGGTGACCGAGGCTATCTACTTGGGATCCAAAAGAAGCGCAGTTGTGGTCGGCACAGAGAGCAACTCCTAGCCGGAGACCGGCGGCTATGCGAGCGTTACATTCAATGACTTAAAAATATACAGATCTTTAAAGAAAAGCTCAGTTTGTCAAATTTATTACGAGCTTTCACGaaaacttaaaatgtattattagtcaataaaatatacagtgtgtaaatccaataccGGCAATAAATTAAATCAGATATAGAATAATTCTATAGTTAAATTATTCATCCGTGCaatcattaattaattattgaaaATTTACCGAGCAGCAATGTACTGCAAACATTACGAGTCAAACTGTCAACAAGCGTTGAAATTTACTAAGAAAAGCTCGTATCTCTTAACTTGTACATTGCGGACCAAATAATTTTGTATGGATTAGgtattttcattgtatttttgagcaaattttatctcaactcaataataggtatacttcttaggtcctatgctaaccaccgtttaaatatttatccgtATTGGATTTACATACGGTAATAGGTATTATTCAAAGCAGTATTATATGTGGATgtaactttcaatccggaggaaGCGGGTTCTAACTCCGATGAATGTTTTCAAAAACCTACGAAATAGCATTCGATATTCACAGTTGCTACTTTGTatagtacggttaccatcagtttgtcactgacataaacgccgtcgagtacgtaatttactttctatacgtcccgtttgcactaatatgcgagtgcgagcgagatgtatagaaagtaaattacgttctcgacggcgtttatgtcagtgacaaactgatggtaaccgtatagGAGAACATCGCGGGGAAACTGGAGTAATCTTCAATTCTTGGTAAATATTTCATTATGCACGTCTGCTGTTTTCTGGACATGAATCGCTTAAGGTAGTTAAACCTCAACACGAAATAATGTTGTCAAAATTACtattactacaccttataaaacaaagtccccccgcCGCGTccgtctgtgtgtttgtatgtttgttcgcgataaactcaaaaacttctgaacggattttcatgcggttacATTTCACTTATCATTAGAGTGATTTtctaggtgtataatttgttaacccgtgcgaagccggggcgggtagctagtttattttatatgtaactCATTCGTCCAATATAATCTGTTTGGTGATCTACTCAAGTTTGGTAGGTATCGATATTGCTTCCTGGACTATTCTTAGaaagtaaattaattattttattaattagtaattaaataaagCTATATCTAATATTAATTAGTTCATCTTTCCTAGAACTATGTAAGTACgctatatttattattacaaaatcaGACAAAGCCGCGATGACGGTACGCTTTGAAGTACCTGCTAACAATATTCTAGTTTGTACCTAATTAAACTTTGTTTAACGTTAGTTAAGAAGGTGTActtgaaatttaaaaattaccAGGACCAAGAAAACCACAGGAATActtaattaatgtcattaacgggtCTAAATTGACATTATAAACTCCGAAATTAAAAACTCCGctaatgacattaattatgtgtacaaaacgcgagagttttgTACACACGTTTTTTGTAGAGTTttggcaaaggccgggataacgctaggtagaagaatAAGAAGAAACGCGAGGGTTTAAAGACTTTAGAGTGTTACAGGAATACTTTTTTCCttagttaaattattttttctgaCAAAACGTTATaaagtaatatgttttattatttttaccatTAAGTTGAACCCAAGAACGCATATTTGTACCGATCCCACCAGTACGTTGAAAAAATTAGGTAATGTAAAGATATCCTCCAAATCTTCCGCTAATCTGAAATAACTCGCACattgattaaaataataaatatataaataggtatttttatatttatgtattttgtaGACGGCCAACTACAGAACATACATTTAGgatgttttagggttccgtacctcaaaaggaaaaaacggaacccttataggatcactcgtgcgtctgtctgtctgtccgactgtcacagcctatttcctcggaaagtactggaccaattaagatgaaatttggtacacatatgtaaattagtgacccaaagatggacatgtaacgtaaacaaatgtattttaaacttggggtcacttttggggggtaactgagaaagttaaaaaataaagtttctcaaactatatcgtgttacataaaaaatgaccattccccctctttatctccgaaacgactgggtctaaaatttagaaataaatacacaaaatagttctttacctatagatgacaggaaaacctactagaaatgtgcagttaagcgtgagtcggacttaatgtacggaacccttgaaacgcgagtccgactcgcacttggccggttttttagacATTCCgtctataaaataaaagaagtACTTAGGTATTAAGTTTACTCACTCAAGAacattttgatgtttttttattatctgTTCTAACATATCACCTGTAGGTTGGTTTAGACATATTATTTCGTTGCTTAGGACAGCGAAGATTGTGCATACATAAGACGTCAAAGTAAAGTACACTGCATCCACGGCAGTGAAATATAATACACATATGAAACCTAAAAATCAAACCTGTATTAAAAATCATTAttgaaataggtaggtaggtatgttatgAAACAAGAGTGGAAAAAAACATTATACCTatgtagtctgtatctttatgtatttaaataaaagtaaacaaacaatttgcacattttcgggtagttgggccattttatttaaagttgtcccctacaaaattaaacttaaactttttaaacttttttttttcaaaattgggattttttatgttatttctactcataatcacgagctctttctatcctaacgcttcaagtggcgccaccgaaaacgcgaaaagtagtcaagtggcggggcccggtgggtggtcagcgcagattaagaaaattttacaaagtCGTCGattaagcttttctatgtttgaaagtatattaaatcacatattgttagaatcagcgttatatatgctatttgaatatagcaattaaattattctaatgtttatacatttgacCAGACGTAATgaaactccggaagaatgacagttttccaggTTCCTTAaaaaatgactaccaccatcaaactaattgattattggaggtaattgctatttaattaccaaaggaagacttttatctttaagattaaatgaataaaaaagacctaagatacaatttcttttacaaaacaacctcttaaaaaacgagactgacctcggactaggcggtcgctcccgaatcaatggtcctcaccaacaaattttataccaagtgttttatgtgtttcttatggtatgctatccttctctaactcgctacctaatgttgggcgctagaagagcgtaactatacttaaatgcggtcaatttcacctctaaatacgtcaacacctcactaaccactcactggtggatgacagtttactggttttcgcatcgaccattcacgggttgaccgccacttgaagggctaataggagaaaaaaagtgtcccaaggttttctTCCCATTCCGTTtccattttttcatagactttgtatggcggtttcggaatggaaagatcgaaaaatgtatggaaatcttgggacactttttttctcctattaggatcaaaagagctcatgattctgagtagaaataacataaaaaaatcccaattttgaaaaaaaagtgtaggggacaactttaaataaaatggcccagttataacatttattggttaaccgaccaattacaaaaccgcctggatcagtcgcTGAACGACCTTTGACTTAACCTACATTACTTGATCGTCATGTTTTCTTCTACCccaactggcttaaggaaccATTTGAGactagattttgtttacttttattaaggTACATAAATATACAGAGTTATAGATGCGATCGATTTACAACCGGACGTTCTGGAAATCTTCAAGGAAGAAAGCGGACATCTATCGTTTATCGTGATGAAGAAAGGTAATAAATGCGTGAATTGTTAGTTATCCTTACCACATATTACTGAAAATACATAAACAAATGTCCACGCCGGCCACGTTTCGGTAGAGAATGGCACAATGACAGCGTAAGGCAAGATAAAAATCTCTTCATTCGTTGTAAGGTAATGATACAAAATATAGAATGGCGTTGAAAAGTTATACACGCAAATCAGCACGGCGTTTAGGACGAAATAGTAATTGATGAGAGTTCTCAACAAATTTATGTCAGGACTCACTATGTCCGACTTAATAGGGTCGCTCAAGTTTTCTGTACTAAGCCTTTCCAGTTTGTCAGCCAAAGAGAAAACTGTTTCTTTCTTCCATGCCAAAGCAGCTATTTTCAAAAGTGATAAGATGGCGACACAGATGCACGGAGCTAGGCCAGTCAATTCGAGGAAATTTTCCGGTGCCATATTAACGATAAAGAACACAACTTCTGATGAgaccattgtaaaaaccatGGCGTAAAAGATGTAAAACGTCACCCCAGTCCTTGATTTATCTTCCTGGATGCCCATGACTGACAAGTTGATCCTGATTTGCCGGAACACATCGTCGAATGTGGGGGTACTCATGGCGATGCCGCCTTCGTAATGAAGCTATTGACTGTTAAAGACACTTCATTCGCTTATTTAAGCTGTTTACTCGTAGGGTGGACAAATCAATCACAAAATTCATTGTAAACTACTTGggattagggaatgcaataccgggataccaggatcccgaaataccgggatcccgcaTGCAATTTGCGGGATTAATCCCGCACGTAAATTAAGCGGGATTAATCCCGCACGTAAATTAAGCGGGATCCCGCCGAATTTGTCTATttatttcatcacacttgctcgtaaaagGTGTTATTCGTAGGGGACGCGGTCCGTGGGTAAATCCTAAATCTGAACCCAGGGCTATCATGTAGGTACACTAGGTACGTCCGAAATTAGGcagaagttttatttttttccctcTTTTGTCCTCACTGGTGTGATGataaacattgtgtgtgccacggcgGGCGGTACAGGAATTATGAACTCGTGTTAATTAAGCCTTCACACACGTTCGTAAATTCTTGATTACCGTAATTATAGGTACCGTATACCCTTAATACAAAATGTAGATACTATTTCTAATTTTAGTTTACGTTTTGTTTATACCTTCAAATTAGTACCAATTCGTAAGATTGTATACTAACTTGCGGGATCCCGCAAATACCGGGATCCAGCGGGACTGAAAATGACAATCCCGCGGAATACCGGAATTGAATTCGTCATGCGGGATTGCATTCTCTACTTgggttaaataaactttaaactcattttttatttcttaaagGATGGCTAGAACGGCCTGTGTGTCCATTTGATCCCTTCAGCGGTACTTGGGACGCCCGGATGGTCATCGACCACTGGACTGGCATTCACTCGAGATGACCAAGTCAGCGGAGTCTCGCTGATTTGATCTCTCCGACAGTGTTCGGTTCTGACACCAGTGCCCTACAAGTGGAAGTccttttttacacgactgcgcaaaaaaaaaagagtgtaAAAACATCACttagtataattttttatagtattctttgagggtactttcaattaaccatttaggcaaaagtatctttatttatgtaatggagagtcaaatatcagaatggaaattgtataacaaatccatttatacccaaatttcaatttcttatcgtaaaaaaaaatcgtacttggaacttaaaatgctctagtgcagaaacgtatcattttctgcacaccttatAGAACAaaaatgaccctctttcagagcatgagaaatgaaaaagtaTAAGCGCCACTTGTACCATCTCACTAACTGTAATGGCTGAGCTTGAATGATGGTACCTGCCACTGACAAAacatattttcaccacaccagctcgttgaggcttactttgcacttcaaaaacggatagcaaagttgcactttgctatcagtaattcacatgtgaggcaaagtaatcaaatgcaaattttgagttgttttcttatgtttgctggtagaattgacgtTTAAAtgttgattttgaatgataaatatttaataacattcatttgaatttgattttgtttgatattttacatttaatatttgattaGGGTTGGTATGGTGTTGGTGTATTGCTGCGTGTAGACCATTTCCGACTTCACGTCtcgatttatttgatttatttacttttaactTTGTTACCTACCTGtgttatttgtaataattattgttgTTTCAATATGTTTTCTATTCCATCCGtcccagggccgtcttaaactatgctggggcccttgggcacataagaatttgggacccttttggaaagtaaagaaatcaaattaaactaacatttttctactatgatcttttatttattatgggtaatcaaatatactgttactctCTGTCCtccggggccccctgaggatgggggccctgggcacgggccccgtgtgcctttattagggcgagcgaagcgagccctatcactattcgacaaactatgcattcttgtggtgcactttacggaaaaactactgcactgttaggtttgagatttaacatagtaatttaaattcatgtctagatgtgttatcaaacataaaaatatcattttataaacctaaagaaataaaataaagtattaaCACTTtatattactactagcgccatctgttggcaaaataatgaattaacattggtgctaatgttaattatttatttctctaacagatggcattagtaataaataaataaatattggacattcttatacaaattgactaagccccacagtaagctcaagaaggcttgtgttgtgggtactcagacaacgatacctatgtggtgttttaaatttcaataatgtcgatggcgcttacgccattaacatcgatgaatacaaaagtgggttaaaattttggattcagacccaGCTCGCTtcttgattcccaatttagcaattaagtttgtGTGAATATCTACTAGAACAAtaaatcttgctgtatattcactgtggaggtcaatttactcgtatgttctgtTCTGTGACGCCGATAAACTGATcacagtcatgttgtgttagcaaacttaaatcgggtattttaagttcgagaaacagttttggcgccattcatttattacgtaagacgattttggggtggagggggatcgaacatatcttattttttcttacaagagggagggagggggtttttatagttcttacgtaagatcacaaagatgcgattttTAAAATTTCTTTGAATTAagttataacgtttaaaataataataatacttccacactctatgctatcaaacacggtgcagagttagcttaaatgagctcaagtacctttgtacaggtacatataggagggagggggtcaaaaactggcGAAAAATGTCTTACGTAAtgaatgaatggcgcctttagtgtaactattgcttggaactgctaaaattataaataaagataagcatattaaaacaaacttagacttagacttagggccgatacacgactgcaacttgtatgggaactgcacgccgactgcacgccaattgcaacgtcggcgtgcagttcaacaaaattacccagaaccctggcagttcctagtggaactcaggtttcgtGCAACAAAGGCTCATTATGTTTtagtcatccgactcatcttgatgagcacttaggagagtagtaccccagacagagctgatgctaaaACCTGGCAGTATCTAGTGCaatagtggagctcgggtttggtgcaacatatatagacacatgctgttttggatatccgactcgtcatgtgatcactgggtagaccagtacccaagatagatgatgctgaaccctgacagtacctagtggagctcgggttttatacaacataggcacacgctgttttgttCATGCAACTcgttttgatgagtacttaggaaagtagtacccaagatatatagagctgatgctgaagctttggctgtacctagtggaactcaggtttggtgcaaaaCAGGCACACGTAGTTTTAGTCaatcgacacgtcttgatgagcacttggaagagcagtacagaagatagagctaatgctgaaccttggctgtacctagtgaaactcaggtttgttgcaacataggcacacgctgttttggtcatccgactcgtcttgatgagctcTCAGGAGATTAGTAcctaagatagagctgatgctgaaccctggctgtacctagtggaactcaggtttggtgcaacataggcacacgctgttctgGTGATCTGACACGTATTAA from the Cydia splendana chromosome 17, ilCydSple1.2, whole genome shotgun sequence genome contains:
- the LOC134798711 gene encoding putative odorant receptor 85d, encoding MSTPTFDDVFRQIRINLSVMGIQEDKSRTGVTFYIFYAMVFTMVSSEVVFFIVNMAPENFLELTGLAPCICVAILSLLKIAALAWKKETVFSLADKLERLSTENLSDPIKSDIVSPDINLLRTLINYYFVLNAVLICVYNFSTPFYILYHYLTTNEEIFILPYAVIVPFSTETWPAWTFVYVFSVICGFICVLYFTAVDAVYFTLTSYVCTIFAVLSNEIICLNQPTGDMLEQIIKKHQNVLELAEDLEDIFTLPNFFNVLVGSVQICVLGFNLMIGDWNNVPGCMLFIVSVLFQLFMMSVFGEKIIDASFKVGESAFLCDWYKMDQKTQKVLLTLMIRTRKPTRLTAFKYSVICYGGFTKIISSSWSYFTILRTVYSPEDQ